The DNA sequence GACCATGGGTTTGGGGCGGAACTCCGTTTCTTCGCGCAGGCGGGTGCCGATCCCGCCGCAGAGGACGACGACCTTCATCGGGGAACTCATGGTTTTTCTCCTCTCGTCGCTTGATGTCCGCCCATCACATCCACCCCGCCCGGCGGCGCTTCAGGAAGGCCCGGAAAAGCTTGACGGTCTGGTGGAGATGGTCGAAGGACCGCAGGGACCGAACGGCCATCATCCCCATGTACCGGGCCCGGAGGTAGTATTGGCGGTAGGCTTCCTTCTCCCAGAACTCCAGGCGCTCGCGGGGGAGGTGCGGGTAGCTCACCACCGCTTGGGAAAAGCCCGAGAACCGGCTCCAGTCGTCGGTCAGGAGGTAACCCTCCTCCCGGACGAAGCGCATGAACTCGGTGCCGGGAAGCGGCGTCGGGATCCCGAACTGGGTGAAGTGGGCGTTGATGCGGCAGGCGAAGTCCACGGTCCGCTCGAGGGTCTCCTCGGTGTCCCAGGGGAAGCCCAGCATGAAGCAGTTCAGGACGTCGATCCCCGCCGCCTTCGTCTCCCGGGTGGCCCGGGCGATGTCCTCCACGGTGAAGTCCTTCTTCATCCGGTCCAGGACCTCCTGGACGCCGCTTTCGCAGCCGTAGAGGATGCGCTTGCAGCCCACCTTCCGCATTAGCCGCAGCAGGTCGCGGTCCACCTTGTCGGGGCGGCACTGGGGCGACCAGAAGACCTTGATCCCCTCCTTCCGGAAGCCCTCGCAGATGGCCACCACGCGGTCCCGGTCGAACTCGAAGATGTCGTCGTCGAACTCGATCTCCCGCACCCCGTGCTCGCGCACCAGGTGCTTCACCTCGGCCAGCACCCGCTCCGGGCTCATGGGGCGCCACTTGTGGCTGTAGAGGGTCTGCGGCCACCAGCAGTAGACGCAGCGGTAGGGGCAGCCCCGGGAGGTGGTCATGGTGGCCACGGGGAGCTTGGTGTTCACGCTCTCGGTGTAGTCGTGGAGGTTGATGAGGTCGTAGGCCGGGATGGGGAGCGCGTCCACGTCGGCCACGTGCTGGACCGGCCCCGTGCGGTACACCGTTTCCCCCTGGAGGAAGGAGGCCCCCGGGACCTCCCGCCAGTCCGCCCGCACGACGAGGCCGTCCGCCAGGTCGCGCACCCCGAGGTCGAACTCGCCGCGGATGACCAGGTCGGTCACCGGCCAGGCCTTCAGGAACTCCTCGTCCAGGGGCGTCACGAAGGGGCCGCAGCCCGCGCAGAGGAAGCGGGTCCGCTCCCGGGCGCGCCCCAGGATGGCGGCCCCGACGTCGATGTTGATCTGGTCCACGTACCACACCACCAGGTCGGGGGCGAGCGCTACGAGGCGATCGACGGCGGCCTCGACGCCGAGGCCCGCCACCTGGCAGTCCAGGTAGACCGGCTCGTGGCCGCCCTGCCGCAGGACGGCCCCCGCCGAGAGGTAGAAGTAGTTGAAGGTGCGCTCCCCGGTGACGCTGTAGCTGGGCCAGCGGCGCCCGGCCTTGGTCAGGCCGCACCCGGGCGTCCAGTCGAGCTTGGGCGGGGGATCGAAGAGGACGACACGCATTTTTCCGCTGCCTCCGGACGCAATTATAACATGGGGGATAAAGAGTTTCCCGGGAGTAATTCAGATCCGAAAAGCAAATCGAAGCCGGGGACTCCCTGCGTTATGATCATTCTGGTCAGACTGTCCAGGTTGGTTCGGGGAGAAACACATGAAGAAGGCTTGGCAGGTTCAGGAAGCAAAGGCCCGTCTGAGCGAGCTGATCAGCCGGGCGGGGTCGGAAGGTCCCCAGGTCATCACCCGCCACGGGAAGGAAGTGGTCGTGGTGGTGTCCGTGGAGGAATTCCAGCGGTCTCAAGCCGCGGGTGAGGGACTGTACGGGCTCTGCCGCCGTTTCGCCGGCGCCGGGGATACCCTGGTCATCGAACGAGACAGGGACAAGGGGAGAGAGTTCACCTGGTGAACGCCTTCCTCCTTGACGCCTGTGTCCTGTCGGAACTCGTCAAGCAGGAGCCGGACACCCGCGTCAAGGCATGGGTGGGAGGGCAGGCCGACGATCGTCTGTACATCAGCGTGGTCAGCGTGGCCGAAATCGTCCAGGGCATCGAGCGGATGGAGCCGGGCGTAAAGCGGGACCGCCTGTCGGACTGGCTGGAAGAACTGGTTCGAACCCGGCGTCAGTTGATCCTCGACATCGACCTGGAGGTTGCCCGGGCTTTCGGGACCCTGC is a window from the Acidobacteriota bacterium genome containing:
- a CDS encoding radical SAM protein produces the protein MRVVLFDPPPKLDWTPGCGLTKAGRRWPSYSVTGERTFNYFYLSAGAVLRQGGHEPVYLDCQVAGLGVEAAVDRLVALAPDLVVWYVDQINIDVGAAILGRARERTRFLCAGCGPFVTPLDEEFLKAWPVTDLVIRGEFDLGVRDLADGLVVRADWREVPGASFLQGETVYRTGPVQHVADVDALPIPAYDLINLHDYTESVNTKLPVATMTTSRGCPYRCVYCWWPQTLYSHKWRPMSPERVLAEVKHLVREHGVREIEFDDDIFEFDRDRVVAICEGFRKEGIKVFWSPQCRPDKVDRDLLRLMRKVGCKRILYGCESGVQEVLDRMKKDFTVEDIARATRETKAAGIDVLNCFMLGFPWDTEETLERTVDFACRINAHFTQFGIPTPLPGTEFMRFVREEGYLLTDDWSRFSGFSQAVVSYPHLPRERLEFWEKEAYRQYYLRARYMGMMAVRSLRSFDHLHQTVKLFRAFLKRRRAGWM
- a CDS encoding type II toxin-antitoxin system prevent-host-death family antitoxin, whose protein sequence is MKKAWQVQEAKARLSELISRAGSEGPQVITRHGKEVVVVVSVEEFQRSQAAGEGLYGLCRRFAGAGDTLVIERDRDKGREFTW
- a CDS encoding type II toxin-antitoxin system VapC family toxin; this translates as MNAFLLDACVLSELVKQEPDTRVKAWVGGQADDRLYISVVSVAEIVQGIERMEPGVKRDRLSDWLEELVRTRRQLILDIDLEVARAFGTLQGRATRDGRRIPVQDGWIAASAKVHDLTLVTRNVGDLEGAGVVVLNPWKP